In Brevibacterium zhoupengii, the following are encoded in one genomic region:
- a CDS encoding Zn-ribbon domain-containing OB-fold protein — translation MKDEPQAMTANASGAGTTPAIRRPGLVTTPLSQPFWDLANDGKFAIQNCVDCGHRQHYPRNICINCWSEKLTWMAAGGTGTVWTFTVVEKPGHPAWAPETPYVIALVELDEGPRAMTRIVDCSPAEVAVGMAVTLQPTWDEQLEQTLLNFAPAASE, via the coding sequence ATGAAAGACGAGCCACAGGCAATGACGGCGAACGCGAGCGGTGCTGGCACCACCCCGGCGATTCGTCGTCCGGGGCTGGTCACGACACCGCTGTCCCAACCATTTTGGGACCTCGCGAACGACGGAAAATTCGCCATCCAGAACTGCGTCGACTGCGGACACCGACAGCACTACCCGCGCAACATCTGCATCAATTGCTGGTCCGAGAAACTTACATGGATGGCGGCGGGCGGCACCGGCACTGTTTGGACGTTCACCGTCGTCGAGAAGCCTGGGCACCCTGCCTGGGCTCCCGAGACCCCGTACGTGATCGCCCTTGTCGAACTGGACGAGGGACCCCGGGCGATGACCCGGATCGTCGACTGCTCACCCGCCGAGGTAGCTGTCGGAATGGCGGTCACGCTACAACCGACGTGGGATGAGCAATTGGAACAGACGCTACTGAATTTCGCACCAGCCGCTTCCGAATAA
- a CDS encoding MFS transporter — translation METANTNTTLPEKTPENARRAKWASFVGTAIEWYDFYLYGTAAALVFNQVFFTDFDGPTGTLLSLMTFSAGFIARPIGGIVMGHFGDRIGRKSMLILSLMTMGIATTLIGFLPTFATIGVWAPILLVTLRVVQGFGVGGEWGGAVLVAVENAPKTHKGLAGSWPQVGVPVGLFLANAVFMVTNLIIGPEAFVAWGWRIGFLGSALLIAVGLIIRLKMEETPDFAEVKETEVIAKFPVADLLRTQWRRLIVASGVKISQNAIFYIITVFTLTYVGETLGMSDDVALGGVMVACVVSVFTLMLFGWVSDQYGRRRTYLFGAIASALFAFPMFALLDTRNIVLIALAIIIGFVFHDAMYGPQAAFMSEMFDTKIRYTGTSLSYQLASTVAGAVSPVLAVYLLQVANGRPWLVALYMIGASIISIVATLAAPETHVGNRRIAKLSEKAKISAGESANDASNASGITNTVDAGAASVTPVSPPSSASPAPVVSPSPKVTELK, via the coding sequence ATGGAAACTGCGAATACCAACACCACGCTCCCTGAGAAAACGCCGGAGAACGCCCGACGTGCGAAATGGGCGAGCTTCGTCGGCACCGCAATCGAATGGTACGACTTCTATCTCTACGGCACGGCTGCCGCCCTAGTCTTCAACCAAGTGTTCTTCACGGACTTCGACGGACCTACGGGCACCCTGCTGTCACTCATGACATTCTCCGCTGGGTTCATCGCCCGTCCGATCGGCGGAATCGTCATGGGGCATTTCGGTGACCGGATCGGACGCAAGTCAATGCTCATCCTCTCGCTCATGACGATGGGCATAGCGACTACCCTCATCGGGTTCCTGCCGACCTTCGCCACAATCGGGGTGTGGGCTCCCATCTTGCTCGTGACGCTGCGCGTAGTCCAAGGCTTCGGCGTCGGAGGGGAATGGGGTGGTGCAGTTCTCGTCGCCGTTGAGAACGCACCTAAGACCCACAAGGGCCTCGCCGGTTCCTGGCCGCAGGTCGGAGTACCGGTCGGTTTGTTCTTGGCCAATGCCGTGTTTATGGTTACCAACCTCATAATCGGACCGGAGGCATTCGTTGCATGGGGCTGGCGCATCGGATTTCTCGGATCAGCACTTCTCATCGCAGTCGGTCTCATCATTCGCCTGAAAATGGAGGAGACTCCCGACTTCGCAGAGGTCAAGGAGACCGAGGTTATCGCGAAATTCCCTGTCGCTGACCTACTCCGGACCCAATGGCGCCGGCTCATCGTCGCCTCTGGCGTAAAGATTTCGCAAAACGCGATCTTTTACATCATCACTGTTTTCACACTGACCTACGTGGGTGAGACCTTGGGCATGTCGGATGATGTCGCGTTGGGCGGAGTGATGGTCGCCTGTGTCGTCAGCGTATTTACCCTCATGCTATTCGGGTGGGTCTCCGATCAATACGGACGTCGGCGCACATACCTCTTCGGAGCTATCGCCTCAGCACTCTTCGCCTTCCCGATGTTTGCACTTCTCGACACCCGCAACATTGTGCTCATTGCCTTGGCGATCATCATCGGATTCGTCTTTCACGATGCGATGTATGGTCCGCAAGCAGCATTCATGTCTGAGATGTTCGATACGAAGATCCGGTACACCGGCACCTCGTTGAGTTACCAACTGGCTTCGACAGTTGCAGGGGCCGTATCTCCGGTGCTCGCCGTGTACCTTCTGCAGGTGGCCAACGGACGTCCGTGGCTGGTCGCCCTCTACATGATCGGTGCGAGCATCATCAGCATTGTCGCGACACTCGCTGCGCCTGAGACGCACGTCGGCAATCGACGCATCGCGAAGCTGTCGGAGAAAGCGAAGATTTCGGCAGGTGAGAGCGCGAACGATGCATCGAATGCGAGCGGTATCACGAATACGGTCGACGCCGGAGCTGCTTCGGTAACTCCGGTTTCCCCGCCGAGCTCGGCGTCACCTGCACCTGTGGTTTCACCTTCACCTAAGGTGACTGAGCTGAAGTGA
- a CDS encoding MFS transporter: MTNRARKWRQMLLLAAVEVLGLTVWFSATAVSPALQAEWQIGSLSAVWLTASVQVGFVAGGITSALLTLGDRFRPQLVMGISAFGAGLATAILALAANGLWQAIVLRFLTGVFLAGLYPIGMKVMSSWASPRQRGTAFGILLGALTLGSGMPHLISGLAEGLPWRLILLIAACITLVAGFIALAWVRPGPLAAAKTARPKISHAWAGFSSRSPLLANLGYFGHMWELYALWTWLPTFLLMSHRAHGGGTSAIQIGTESFIAIGVAGLAGCLLGGWLSDKVGRSAAAVAALVVSGLCCLFSPLMYTVTGPIMLVFLIIWGSSAIADSGVFSTSLSESVDARYVGTALTAQTTVGYLITVTTIQIVPLAANLTGWQFAFLILAPGPVVGAIAMYLRRGINSSHDVSVTPDSPEQSLNR; encoded by the coding sequence GTGACGAACAGGGCACGGAAGTGGCGGCAGATGCTGCTGTTGGCAGCCGTTGAAGTCCTGGGCCTCACGGTCTGGTTCTCAGCCACAGCAGTGTCGCCGGCGCTACAAGCCGAATGGCAGATTGGTTCGCTGTCGGCAGTCTGGCTCACAGCCTCGGTACAGGTCGGATTCGTCGCTGGCGGGATCACCTCGGCGCTGCTGACGCTTGGCGACAGGTTCAGGCCGCAGCTCGTCATGGGAATCTCGGCCTTCGGAGCTGGACTCGCGACAGCGATTCTGGCACTTGCTGCAAATGGCCTGTGGCAGGCCATCGTGCTCCGTTTCCTCACCGGGGTGTTCCTTGCCGGGCTCTATCCGATCGGCATGAAGGTGATGTCTAGCTGGGCATCACCACGGCAGCGGGGGACAGCATTCGGAATTCTGCTCGGAGCGCTGACTTTGGGCTCGGGAATGCCACACCTGATATCCGGGCTCGCGGAAGGTCTGCCATGGAGGCTGATCCTGCTGATCGCGGCCTGCATCACCCTGGTCGCCGGATTCATCGCCCTCGCATGGGTTCGGCCTGGACCGCTGGCAGCCGCAAAGACTGCGAGGCCCAAGATCAGCCATGCTTGGGCGGGATTCAGCTCGCGCAGTCCGCTGCTGGCCAATCTCGGCTATTTCGGACACATGTGGGAACTCTACGCACTCTGGACCTGGTTGCCGACCTTCCTGCTCATGAGCCACCGCGCTCACGGAGGCGGCACGAGCGCGATCCAAATCGGAACAGAGTCCTTCATCGCCATCGGCGTGGCTGGGCTTGCCGGATGCCTGCTTGGCGGATGGCTTTCCGACAAGGTCGGTCGCAGCGCGGCTGCGGTCGCCGCACTGGTAGTCAGCGGACTGTGCTGTCTGTTTTCTCCGCTTATGTACACGGTCACCGGTCCAATCATGCTCGTCTTCCTCATCATCTGGGGCAGCTCGGCCATCGCAGACTCCGGTGTCTTCTCGACCTCGCTGAGTGAAAGCGTTGACGCGAGGTACGTCGGCACCGCGCTGACAGCGCAAACGACCGTCGGCTATCTCATCACTGTCACCACCATCCAAATCGTTCCGTTGGCGGCGAACCTCACGGGATGGCAGTTTGCCTTCCTGATTCTGGCGCCCGGACCGGTTGTAGGAGCGATCGCCATGTACTTACGCCGAGGCATAAATAGTTCGCACGATGTTTCTGTTACGCCAGATTCGCCTGAACAGTCACTGAATCGATGA
- a CDS encoding MaoC family dehydratase: protein MATETRTPLTVGQVAELSREVTSDDIVKFTDISGDRNPVHYDEAAAKSTKFGEIVVQGGITSAILNAVVAEELPGPGTVFLNVNWDFKAPVRPGDTITGRVEVLEAREDKPVTKIKTQVLRDDGTVVLDGTAVCFTMSFD, encoded by the coding sequence ATGGCCACTGAGACCCGCACCCCGCTGACCGTTGGACAGGTCGCTGAGCTCTCGCGCGAAGTCACCAGCGACGACATTGTCAAGTTCACAGACATCAGCGGCGACCGAAACCCAGTCCACTACGACGAGGCCGCAGCTAAGTCCACGAAGTTCGGTGAGATCGTTGTCCAAGGCGGAATCACGAGCGCAATCCTTAATGCTGTTGTTGCCGAGGAGCTGCCCGGACCGGGCACTGTATTCCTCAACGTCAATTGGGACTTCAAAGCCCCAGTACGTCCAGGTGACACGATCACCGGACGTGTTGAGGTACTCGAAGCCAGAGAAGACAAGCCCGTCACTAAGATCAAAACGCAGGTGCTACGCGACGACGGCACTGTCGTCCTCGACGGAACCGCTGTCTGTTTCACGATGTCCTTCGACTGA
- a CDS encoding acetyl-CoA C-acyltransferase, translated as MSNDPRTPVLVSAARTPVGKFNGALKNIDPLDLGGVAVAAAMDRAGDVIPDHVIMANIIQAGNGQNPARSAGLRGGVPTTVPAITLNNVCLASMFAAGMAATMIRAGEMDSAIVGGFDSMSRAPHALQIRQASPVGTEPAVDLLTKDGLWCAVADSGMGPISDQANADLRISRADQDEFSVETHRRAHAATEAGRLAEEIAPMPELSADEGIRPDSSMERLQRLKPAFTTNGTVTAGNASQMSDAGSAGLMMTEELANSHGLVPMVEIVATSTVAGPDASLHLKPAAAASKLLEKVGMSTSDIGLWEINEAFAGVALAAARDLNLDLDIVNVNGGAIAIGHPLGASGFRITMSLAREMRRRGIDHGIATMCGGGGQGQAILLRLR; from the coding sequence ATGTCCAATGATCCGCGTACTCCCGTGCTCGTCAGTGCCGCTCGAACCCCGGTCGGCAAGTTCAACGGTGCACTCAAAAATATCGATCCCCTTGATCTCGGCGGAGTGGCCGTCGCCGCAGCGATGGACAGAGCAGGGGATGTCATCCCTGACCATGTGATTATGGCCAACATCATCCAGGCCGGGAACGGCCAGAACCCTGCGCGGTCGGCTGGGCTGCGAGGTGGGGTGCCGACAACCGTCCCGGCGATCACACTGAACAATGTGTGCCTAGCCAGTATGTTTGCCGCCGGTATGGCTGCCACGATGATCCGTGCCGGAGAAATGGACTCCGCTATCGTCGGTGGGTTTGACTCTATGAGTCGAGCACCCCACGCACTGCAGATCCGCCAGGCGTCTCCGGTCGGCACTGAACCCGCCGTCGACCTGCTCACGAAAGACGGACTGTGGTGCGCCGTCGCGGACTCAGGTATGGGACCGATATCTGACCAGGCCAATGCCGACCTCAGAATTTCCCGTGCGGACCAAGACGAATTCTCGGTCGAGACCCATCGTCGAGCACACGCCGCCACCGAAGCTGGTCGCCTCGCCGAGGAGATTGCGCCGATGCCGGAACTGTCCGCTGACGAGGGGATTCGTCCCGACTCTTCGATGGAGCGGCTCCAACGGCTCAAACCGGCCTTCACCACCAACGGGACGGTCACCGCGGGCAACGCTTCACAAATGTCCGACGCAGGTTCCGCAGGGCTGATGATGACCGAGGAGCTTGCAAATTCCCACGGTCTGGTACCCATGGTGGAGATCGTAGCGACAAGCACTGTGGCCGGCCCAGACGCCTCTCTGCATCTGAAACCGGCTGCAGCCGCGAGCAAGCTGCTGGAGAAAGTGGGGATGAGCACTAGCGATATCGGATTGTGGGAGATCAATGAGGCATTCGCGGGTGTTGCGCTCGCCGCCGCGCGTGACCTAAACCTTGACCTCGACATTGTCAACGTTAATGGCGGAGCAATCGCAATCGGACACCCCCTCGGCGCTTCGGGGTTCCGAATCACGATGAGTCTGGCTCGCGAGATGCGACGACGAGGAATCGATCATGGCATCGCCACTATGTGCGGCGGTGGCGGTCAGGGCCAGGCGATTCTTCTACGCCTGCGCTGA
- a CDS encoding PucR family transcriptional regulator, producing the protein MSDEVESQMRGISDSLMAELAERLSSQSAEISERLVAAYRSEIVDYRSLPEGFIDKDVAEMARKNLLTLIAWLSRSVDEKRSLEEFRNSAVRRFRQGVSVQALLHAYRVWGQVVWNEISQQPECQASPSTGFAVAGEVMRYVNNVSLAVANSYLEESQDVIQDRQLAERDALEELISGLPISARVTSYLSRLGLSLSQKHCVVLVRRRHPTLVEPYSTRDSLATVRRLLPGSSQNRPLVGLREEEIVVILPVDGVIGPAIREVANDLAVELDRFVVGVSRVHQGEEGVSIAYREAADATRVADSDSGNRAYFYTDVLLRTVIEKSGLSETVLSETITPLIDYDEKHRSDLAQTLKTYIAHRFNLTRTAEELNVRPNTVKYRLERIREVSGRDPNQPDDLILLALGATIEGASFEAFDSKINAATIAT; encoded by the coding sequence ATGAGCGACGAAGTTGAGTCACAGATGCGGGGGATAAGCGACAGTCTGATGGCAGAACTGGCCGAACGTCTCTCCTCGCAGTCTGCGGAGATCAGCGAACGATTGGTTGCGGCGTACAGATCCGAGATCGTCGACTACCGCTCGCTGCCTGAAGGGTTCATCGACAAAGACGTGGCAGAGATGGCGAGAAAGAACCTGCTCACCCTCATTGCTTGGCTGTCCAGAAGCGTCGACGAGAAGCGCAGTCTGGAAGAGTTCCGCAATAGTGCGGTCCGTAGATTTCGGCAGGGTGTCTCTGTCCAGGCTCTGTTGCACGCGTATCGCGTGTGGGGGCAAGTTGTCTGGAATGAGATCTCCCAGCAGCCGGAATGCCAGGCATCCCCGTCGACTGGGTTCGCGGTCGCGGGAGAAGTTATGCGCTACGTCAACAATGTGTCACTGGCCGTAGCGAACTCGTACCTCGAAGAGTCGCAGGATGTCATCCAAGACCGTCAACTGGCTGAACGCGATGCCTTGGAAGAGCTCATTTCCGGGCTTCCGATCTCTGCACGGGTGACCAGCTACCTCTCAAGGTTGGGATTAAGTCTGAGCCAGAAGCACTGTGTTGTGCTCGTGCGCAGGCGACATCCGACCCTCGTCGAGCCTTACTCGACGAGGGACAGCCTTGCTACCGTCCGCAGGCTGTTGCCCGGTTCTTCGCAGAACAGGCCGCTTGTGGGCCTGCGAGAAGAGGAGATTGTCGTCATTTTGCCAGTCGATGGTGTCATCGGCCCTGCGATCCGCGAGGTGGCCAATGATCTGGCAGTCGAGCTTGACAGGTTTGTCGTCGGGGTCAGCCGTGTTCACCAAGGAGAAGAAGGTGTATCCATCGCTTACCGCGAGGCAGCGGACGCCACGCGGGTTGCTGATTCTGACAGTGGAAACCGTGCCTACTTCTACACCGATGTTCTCTTGCGTACGGTCATCGAGAAGTCCGGGCTCAGCGAGACCGTGCTCAGCGAGACGATCACGCCGCTAATCGATTATGACGAGAAGCATCGTTCCGATTTGGCACAGACCTTGAAGACCTACATTGCTCATAGATTCAACCTCACACGTACAGCCGAAGAGCTCAACGTCCGTCCGAATACCGTCAAATACCGTCTCGAACGTATACGTGAGGTCTCCGGCCGGGACCCAAACCAGCCAGACGATCTCATTCTTCTGGCATTGGGGGCGACCATCGAAGGTGCTTCGTTTGAGGCGTTTGACAGCAAAATCAATGCGGCGACGATTGCGACTTAG
- a CDS encoding fructosamine kinase family protein yields the protein MDTFVKERAGAPRGYFAAEAAGLTWLAEPDVVPVVGVVDQDKNGLRLERLETTTPDARSAFSFGRQLALLHDSGAPSFGWAPAEPAWFGPLDSPFEVEVASCATFTEFWVECRLNSIAADISGSLSKDHQATITSAIDAISTGIFDGISGTGREKPARVHGDLWSGNLMWTPDGCTLIDPAAHGGHRLEDLAMLALFGTPHLEEIFAGYEAVHPMPEGWRGDLPVHNFFALLAHVKLFGVGFLGQTLDAARAIADRAAALEF from the coding sequence ATGGATACTTTCGTCAAGGAACGTGCCGGTGCCCCGCGGGGTTACTTCGCCGCCGAGGCTGCCGGCCTGACGTGGCTAGCCGAACCTGACGTCGTTCCCGTGGTGGGTGTTGTCGATCAGGATAAGAACGGTCTGCGCCTGGAACGTCTCGAAACGACCACACCCGATGCCCGCTCAGCGTTCAGCTTCGGTCGCCAGCTCGCGCTGCTGCACGACTCCGGTGCACCCTCCTTCGGGTGGGCACCGGCAGAGCCTGCGTGGTTCGGCCCGCTCGACTCCCCATTCGAAGTGGAAGTCGCATCGTGCGCCACGTTCACCGAGTTCTGGGTGGAGTGCCGCCTGAACTCAATCGCCGCAGACATCAGCGGGAGTCTGTCGAAGGATCACCAGGCAACAATCACCTCGGCGATCGATGCGATCTCCACTGGCATCTTCGACGGGATCTCCGGGACCGGGCGTGAAAAGCCAGCCCGAGTCCATGGCGACCTGTGGTCCGGGAACCTCATGTGGACACCCGATGGTTGCACCCTCATCGATCCAGCCGCCCACGGTGGGCATCGGCTCGAGGACCTCGCGATGCTGGCGCTCTTCGGCACACCCCATCTCGAGGAGATCTTTGCTGGCTACGAGGCGGTCCACCCGATGCCCGAAGGCTGGCGCGGCGACCTTCCCGTGCACAACTTCTTCGCGCTGCTCGCACACGTGAAGCTGTTCGGGGTGGGGTTCCTGGGACAGACTCTTGATGCGGCGCGGGCGATAGCTGACCGGGCCGCGGCGCTGGAGTTCTGA
- a CDS encoding YfcC family protein, with the protein MADSEMSSQDTSVREAAAPPRRKREMPHVFVILMAVTAIAAILTHFVPAGVFDRKTVDGRDVIIDGTFHAVDPTPASFWDVLTAVFNGMIGAADIIFYVFIVGASFGVLRATGAIDSAVAAMTSKLRGKEILFIPVLMTFFSLTGAMLGLAEETIPYITILVPIAVALGYDSMVGAAVVLLGTGSGFMAAFMNPFTVGVAQGIAGLPLFSGMWLRLILWVLLLGAAIVFVMRYAQRMKKDPTKGMLYGQDSLADEIRRKGDTETLTFTLRHKLVFVVLIATLVTLAICVSTLGWYLTEIAGLFLLMGIVMGVVGGLGMNGTAEAFIDGARDLVTGALVIGVAYGILVIFQDGQILDTILVNLAAGISHLPPWLSAVGMFFFQGLVSFIVPSGSGQAALTMPILSPLAEMVGVTQQTAVLAFQLADGIGNLCFPTSGFFMAALALAKVPWIKWVRWMLPLIAVQITIAIAAVVFAHLIGYS; encoded by the coding sequence ATGGCTGATTCCGAAATGTCATCACAGGACACCTCTGTTCGTGAAGCCGCCGCGCCACCTCGGCGAAAACGCGAGATGCCGCATGTGTTCGTCATCCTCATGGCTGTCACTGCGATCGCCGCGATTCTCACTCATTTCGTGCCGGCCGGTGTCTTCGATCGCAAAACGGTCGACGGTCGCGACGTCATCATCGATGGCACGTTCCATGCGGTCGATCCGACGCCGGCATCGTTCTGGGATGTCCTGACAGCGGTGTTCAACGGGATGATCGGCGCCGCTGACATCATCTTCTACGTCTTCATCGTCGGCGCATCCTTCGGGGTGCTGCGAGCAACAGGCGCCATTGACTCTGCAGTGGCTGCGATGACGAGCAAGCTGCGGGGCAAGGAAATCCTCTTCATCCCTGTCCTCATGACGTTCTTCTCGCTGACAGGCGCCATGCTCGGACTGGCCGAGGAGACGATCCCCTACATCACGATCCTCGTGCCCATCGCAGTCGCCCTCGGCTACGACTCGATGGTCGGCGCAGCGGTCGTCCTCCTTGGAACTGGGTCAGGTTTCATGGCCGCGTTCATGAACCCCTTCACCGTCGGTGTGGCCCAGGGAATCGCAGGGCTCCCACTGTTCTCCGGCATGTGGCTGCGACTCATCCTCTGGGTGCTCCTCCTCGGTGCCGCCATCGTCTTCGTGATGCGTTACGCGCAGCGGATGAAGAAGGATCCGACGAAGGGCATGCTCTACGGTCAGGACTCACTCGCCGACGAGATCCGGCGGAAGGGTGACACGGAGACCCTGACGTTCACTCTGCGCCACAAGCTGGTCTTCGTCGTCCTCATCGCCACGCTGGTGACACTCGCCATCTGTGTGTCCACCCTAGGCTGGTACCTCACAGAGATCGCGGGACTCTTCCTGCTCATGGGGATCGTCATGGGCGTCGTCGGCGGGCTCGGGATGAACGGAACCGCCGAGGCCTTCATCGACGGTGCCAGAGACCTCGTCACCGGCGCACTCGTCATCGGCGTCGCCTACGGAATCCTCGTGATCTTCCAGGACGGTCAGATCCTCGACACCATTCTGGTCAACCTCGCCGCAGGCATCAGCCATCTGCCGCCGTGGCTCTCGGCCGTGGGAATGTTCTTCTTCCAAGGCTTGGTCAGCTTCATCGTGCCCTCCGGCAGCGGCCAAGCGGCGCTGACAATGCCTATTCTCTCGCCGCTGGCAGAGATGGTCGGTGTGACTCAGCAGACCGCAGTCCTGGCATTCCAGCTCGCCGACGGTATCGGCAATCTCTGCTTCCCCACCAGCGGCTTCTTCATGGCGGCGTTGGCGCTGGCCAAGGTTCCCTGGATCAAGTGGGTTCGCTGGATGCTTCCGCTGATCGCTGTTCAGATCACCATCGCGATCGCCGCCGTCGTGTTCGCTCATCTCATTGGGTACAGCTGA
- a CDS encoding LysR family transcriptional regulator, which translates to MDTRFQSALSTVSFTHVRALRAVVEHGSLSSAAKELGYTTSAISQQISALERSLGVPLFERGPRSVRVTAAGKRMYELSADLLESIAGIADIMRGYASAEKGTLRLTAAGSGAAQLLPRAVAGITSNHPAAEISLVTPGTPDSVVESVKAGFADIGVIYEYSPTPQPILEGLTSTPLLHEEMVVIGRDQGPSGERDSIRDFADEDWACGSKGSTQNQILEHLGEREGFVPRVAHRSDDPDVIRGLVNQGLGIALVPVLSLGIDRSIHLYRLMDGPVYRRVQLIHRTTDHNPLIASAIDAFAKAADDYLTWTLTAFGVTFDAPMLTLDAELQRF; encoded by the coding sequence GTGGACACACGGTTCCAGTCCGCGCTTTCAACCGTGAGCTTCACACATGTGCGCGCACTCAGAGCAGTCGTCGAACACGGGTCACTGAGCTCAGCGGCGAAAGAGCTCGGATACACCACCTCGGCGATCTCACAGCAGATTTCTGCGCTTGAGCGCAGCCTTGGTGTCCCTCTCTTCGAACGTGGACCCCGAAGCGTCCGAGTCACAGCCGCCGGAAAACGGATGTACGAGCTGAGCGCGGATCTTCTGGAGAGCATCGCGGGGATTGCAGACATCATGCGCGGATATGCAAGCGCAGAGAAGGGCACGCTCCGTCTCACTGCGGCGGGAAGCGGTGCCGCGCAGCTGCTTCCCCGCGCAGTCGCCGGTATTACCTCGAACCACCCGGCAGCTGAGATCTCCTTGGTTACCCCGGGAACCCCCGACAGCGTTGTCGAGTCGGTCAAGGCAGGATTTGCCGATATCGGTGTCATCTATGAGTACTCGCCGACGCCTCAACCGATCCTTGAAGGATTGACCAGTACTCCTCTTCTCCATGAAGAGATGGTGGTCATCGGTCGCGATCAAGGTCCCTCAGGCGAACGCGACTCAATCAGAGACTTTGCGGACGAGGACTGGGCATGTGGAAGCAAAGGGAGCACACAGAATCAGATCCTGGAACACCTCGGCGAACGTGAAGGTTTTGTCCCGCGGGTCGCTCACCGCAGCGACGACCCGGACGTCATTCGAGGACTGGTCAACCAAGGGTTGGGAATCGCTTTGGTTCCTGTCCTGTCGCTGGGCATTGACCGCAGCATCCATCTCTATCGGCTCATGGACGGCCCGGTCTACCGACGCGTCCAGCTCATTCATCGCACAACGGACCACAACCCGCTCATTGCTTCGGCCATCGACGCTTTTGCCAAGGCAGCCGACGACTATCTCACCTGGACCCTGACCGCATTCGGAGTGACTTTCGACGCTCCCATGCTCACTCTGGACGCTGAGCTACAGAGATTCTGA
- a CDS encoding (2Fe-2S)-binding protein, whose translation MDDYIVCRCEDVSLDDIRKCADETGTIDIHEAKLRMRVGMGTCQGRVCGPLLERCFSDHTIGTLERNSVLRPVLLSDIASETVAGKP comes from the coding sequence ATGGACGACTACATTGTCTGCCGGTGCGAAGATGTCTCTCTCGACGACATCCGGAAATGTGCCGATGAGACGGGAACTATCGATATCCACGAGGCGAAGCTCCGGATGCGAGTCGGAATGGGAACCTGCCAGGGACGTGTGTGCGGGCCACTGCTCGAAAGGTGTTTCAGCGATCACACGATCGGCACACTCGAACGCAACTCAGTTCTCAGACCCGTGCTCCTCTCCGACATTGCCTCCGAGACGGTTGCAGGCAAACCATGA
- a CDS encoding (2Fe-2S)-binding protein — protein MRRIENHPVLGPDSSAEVGITVDGREVIAREGDSVAVALWADGQKLLRRSKTGQPRGMYCGIGHCFECRLLVTGDDGSNVSVRSCLTPVRQDMCITTEAGE, from the coding sequence ATGAGGCGTATCGAGAACCACCCTGTCCTCGGTCCTGACAGTTCCGCAGAGGTCGGCATCACCGTCGACGGTCGAGAGGTGATAGCCAGAGAGGGAGACTCCGTCGCCGTCGCGCTGTGGGCCGATGGACAGAAGTTGCTGCGACGCAGCAAGACGGGCCAGCCGCGCGGAATGTACTGCGGGATCGGCCACTGCTTCGAATGCCGCCTCCTCGTGACCGGCGACGATGGTTCGAATGTCAGCGTTCGTTCGTGCCTGACACCCGTGCGGCAAGATATGTGCATCACCACCGAGGCCGGAGAATGA